ACGTGCTCGATGCCGCCGTCGCCGGTCTCGACCTCGACGCCCGTCACGGTGCGGCCCTCGACCGTGATGCCGCGTGCGCGCGTGCCCGTGCGCAGGTGTGCGCCCTCCTTCTCGGCGAGCCGCGCGATCGCGTCGATCACGGCCCCGAAGCCGCCCCGCGGGTAGAGCACGCCCTGCCCGATGTCGAGGTGGCTCATGAGGTGGTACATGCTGGGCGCCGCAGCGGGCGACGTGCCGAGGAACACCGCCGGATAACCGAGCACCTGCTGCACGCGCCGGTCCTCCGAGTGGCGGCGGATGAACCTGTCCAGCGGCTCCGCGAGCAGACGCGACAGCAGCGGCAGGCGCGCGAGGGTGTCCCGCCCGAGGAAGGGCCGCAGCGACGCGAAGGTGCTGTAGAGGAAGCGGGATGTCGCGAGCTCGTACGTCTCGGCCGCGGACGCCAGGTACGCGTCGATCCGGTCCGCCGCCGCGGGATCCAGCGACACGAGCGCGTCGCGCGCGCCGGTCGCGGGCAGATCGAACGCGTCCTGCTCGCCCTCGAAGTACACGCGGTACGCGGGATCCAGCGGAACCAGGTCGAGCTGCTCGGCCGAGGAGGTGCCGAGCAGACGGAAGAAGTGGTCGAAGACCTCGGGCATGAGGTACCAGGACGGTCCGGTGTCGAACGAGAACCCGTCCGCCGACCACCGCCCGGCGCGTCCGCCGAGCTCGTCGCGCGCCTCGACCAGGGTCACCTCGGCGCCCTCGCGTGCGACGAGCGCCGCGGTGGCGAGCCCCGAGATGCCCCCGCCGATCACGACCACGCGCTGCCGCGCGGTCACGCCGGCACCCGCCCGAGAGCGGCGCGGGTCAGCAGGCTCACCTTCGTGCGGGCCGGCACCGAGATCCGGCGTCGGCGCAGCTCCTCGGCCGGGGTCCGCCGCACCCGGTCGTTCAGCTCGCCGAACAGGGCCGCGGCCGCGGCCGTCGCGCGGCGCGATCCCGGTGGCAGCCGCACGATCGCGCGCCGCGCGACCGCCAGGTCGTCATCGATCTCCCGCACGAACCGATCCTTGTCCTTCTCCGTGAAGTGCACCGGGTCGACGCCCGGCAGGTACACGCGCCCGAGGCGCTCGACGTCGTCGCGCAGGTCCCGCAGGAAGTTCACCTTCTGGAACGCCGCGCCCAGACGCCGCGCGCCCTCCTCGAGCTCCTCGTCGATGCGCACGCCCGCGCCCTCCCGCGCGAAGACCCGCAGGCACATCGAGCCGACGACCTCGGCCGAGCCGTGGATGTAGGTGCGGTACGCCTCCGGATCGAACACCGACGCGCCCTGCGCATCCGTGCGCATGGACGCGAAGAACGGACGCAGCAGCTCCTCCCCGATCCCCGTCTCGCGCGCCGTGACGGCGAACGCGTGCACGACGAGGTTCGCGCTGAACCCGCGCGCCAGGGCGCGAAGGGTCTCCTGCTCGAGCTCGTCCAGCAGCGCGAGGCAGTCGGGCGCCGCGAGGCCCGCCTCCGATGCCGGTCCGTCGACGATCTCGTCGGCCACGCGCACGAGGGCGTAGACGTCGGCGATGCGGCCGCGCTCCTCGCGCGGGAGCAGGCGGCTCGCGAGGCCGAACGACGTCGAGTAGGCGCCGATCACGCGCGCCGACGAGGTGTGCGCCGTGCGGGTGTACAGGTCGAGTCCGGATGGGCGCGTCATGCGTCGCGCTCCACGCACATCCCCGCGATCCCCCGCAGCTCGCGGCGGAGATCCTCCGGCAGACCGGCGCCGTCGATGTCGCGTTCCACCTGCGAACGCTGCTCGGCGATGAGTGCCTCCACCGCCGCGACCGCGCCGCTCGTGACGAGCGCGGCGCGCAGCCGCTCGGCGTCCTCCGCCGCGAGCGAGCGAACGCCGAACAGGTGCGCCACGTCGCGCCAGACGTCCTCGCGCTCGGCGAACGCGATCAGCAGCGTGCGCTTGCCCTCGCGCAGGTCGCCCGTGGTGCTCTTGCCCGTGCGCTCCTCGGCGCCGAACACGCCCAGCATGTCGTCCCGCAGCTGGTAGAGCACGCCGAGACTCGTGCCGATGCGCCAGAGCGCTTCGGCGGTCGCGGCGTCGGCCCCGGCAAGCACAGCGCCCGCGCGCAGGGGCGCCGCGAACGAATAGGTCGCGGTCTTCTGCTCCATCATGCGCCGGATGTCGGCGCTCTCCGCAGGCAGGACGCCGAGCGCGTAGCCCACGTCGGAATGCTCGCCCGCGGCCGTGAGGAAGACCGCGTCGTCGACGATCTCGTTGAGCTGCGCGCGCGCGGGGCTGTCGATGCGGGCGATCAGCGCGTGCACGCCGCTGAGCAGCAGGTCGCCCGCCAGCAGTCCGGATGCGGCGCCCCACGCGGTGGCGGTGACCGGGTCGGCGCCGGCCTCCGTGGCGGATCCCGCGAACTCGCCCGCCAGGTTGGCACGGCCGCGCCGCATGAGGTCGCCGTCCAGCACGTCGTCGTGCAGCAGCAGCGCGCTGTGCAGCACCTCGAACGCGGCGGCGACCACGGCGGCCGATGCGCGATCGTGGCCGCCGAGCGCGTCGTGGGCGAGCACGACGAGGCGCGGCCGCAGCCGCTTCCCGCCGCGCGCGGAGGCCGCAGCGCGCCGCCAGAGCAGACTCGCCTGCTCCCCCAGTGCCTCGGCCCGCGCGATGCGGTCGGCGAAGTAGTCCTCGATCACCGCGTCCACGAGGTGCTCGACCGGCGGCGCGTCACCGTGCGCGGCAGTCCGGTCGGCGACCGGTGCCTCCCGCGTCCTGACGGGTGCCTCGTGGGTGCTCACGCGCGCGACTCCGTCCAGGCCGCGGCGGAGATGGCGCCGCCGGCGCCGGACAGCTCCCGCGCCTGCAGCACCAGCCAGGGGCTGAACGCCCACGGTGCGGCCGCGAGCGCCGCGGCGAGCTGAGCGGGCTCGATCCAGGCGGCGTCCATCGCCTCGTCGGGGTCGAGCACGGGGTCCGCCACCGCCTCCGCGGTGTAGACGGGGCAGATCTCGTTCTCGACCACGCCGGAGGCGTCGACGGCGCGATAGCGGAAATCGGGCAGCACGAGCCGCAGGTCGCGAAGCTCGAGCCCGAGCTCCTGGCGGCCCCGCCGCTCCACGGCGTCGGGGATGGGCTCGAAGGGCTGCGGGTGTCCACAGAACGCGTTGGTCCAGGTGCCGGGCCAGGTGCGCTTGGTCAGCGCGCGCCGCGTCAGCAGGATCCTGCCGTTCGCGTCGCGC
The Microbacterium sp. JZ31 genome window above contains:
- the crtI gene encoding phytoene desaturase family protein; translation: MTARQRVVVIGGGISGLATAALVAREGAEVTLVEARDELGGRAGRWSADGFSFDTGPSWYLMPEVFDHFFRLLGTSSAEQLDLVPLDPAYRVYFEGEQDAFDLPATGARDALVSLDPAAADRIDAYLASAAETYELATSRFLYSTFASLRPFLGRDTLARLPLLSRLLAEPLDRFIRRHSEDRRVQQVLGYPAVFLGTSPAAAPSMYHLMSHLDIGQGVLYPRGGFGAVIDAIARLAEKEGAHLRTGTRARGITVEGRTVTGVEVETGDGGIEHVPADVVVSSADLHETERRLLEPAYRTRSDAWWASRNPGPGAVLALLGVRGALPELAHHTLFFTREWEEGFDAIYGANPRIPDPASIYVCRPSATDDVAPEGHENLFVLIPVPADPAIGDGGRDGTGSPAVERAVDAAIEQIAGWAGIPDLAERIVVRRSIGPADFERDFGAWRGGALGPAHTLRQSAVMRGTNASPRVRGLLYAGATTIPGIGLPMCLISAELVVKRLRGDRSAGPLEEP
- a CDS encoding phytoene/squalene synthase family protein, giving the protein MTRPSGLDLYTRTAHTSSARVIGAYSTSFGLASRLLPREERGRIADVYALVRVADEIVDGPASEAGLAAPDCLALLDELEQETLRALARGFSANLVVHAFAVTARETGIGEELLRPFFASMRTDAQGASVFDPEAYRTYIHGSAEVVGSMCLRVFAREGAGVRIDEELEEGARRLGAAFQKVNFLRDLRDDVERLGRVYLPGVDPVHFTEKDKDRFVREIDDDLAVARRAIVRLPPGSRRATAAAAALFGELNDRVRRTPAEELRRRRISVPARTKVSLLTRAALGRVPA
- a CDS encoding polyprenyl synthetase family protein translates to MSTHEAPVRTREAPVADRTAAHGDAPPVEHLVDAVIEDYFADRIARAEALGEQASLLWRRAAASARGGKRLRPRLVVLAHDALGGHDRASAAVVAAAFEVLHSALLLHDDVLDGDLMRRGRANLAGEFAGSATEAGADPVTATAWGAASGLLAGDLLLSGVHALIARIDSPARAQLNEIVDDAVFLTAAGEHSDVGYALGVLPAESADIRRMMEQKTATYSFAAPLRAGAVLAGADAATAEALWRIGTSLGVLYQLRDDMLGVFGAEERTGKSTTGDLREGKRTLLIAFAEREDVWRDVAHLFGVRSLAAEDAERLRAALVTSGAVAAVEALIAEQRSQVERDIDGAGLPEDLRRELRGIAGMCVERDA
- the idi gene encoding isopentenyl-diphosphate Delta-isomerase, with protein sequence MSDPTERVVLLDERGDPCGVAPKATVHDTQTALHLAFSCHVRDANGRILLTRRALTKRTWPGTWTNAFCGHPQPFEPIPDAVERRGRQELGLELRDLRLVLPDFRYRAVDASGVVENEICPVYTAEAVADPVLDPDEAMDAAWIEPAQLAAALAAAPWAFSPWLVLQARELSGAGGAISAAAWTESRA